From a region of the Cyprinus carpio isolate SPL01 chromosome B21, ASM1834038v1, whole genome shotgun sequence genome:
- the LOC109092313 gene encoding odorant receptor 131-2-like produces the protein MSNLNESKANITQTVVMDQTEQVKMFLSVTPCVIFLYVNGVMLFTLSKKTVFQEMPRYMLFGHMLWVDTLNLFMTVVLYICAFGSISIMKNLCLFLLISTTALLHVSVLNLSLMSLERYVAICFPLRHAEITTSERTKMAIGVVWMIGLIQPLSDMIIFYAIDSTSAVMNLFCSRTTLFRLQIYKKLEISITCIFFVSVCFVIIFTYASIAAVAKTASSDKASAKKANKTVLLHLLQLVLGLISLLLEAIFEAFYVRVDINTLANLMYFFFVVFIIFPRCLSPLVYGLRDQAFGWSFKYYFTLGFIRQNRCKTEIHLVAGGCKI, from the coding sequence ATGTCTAATTTGAATGAATCTAAAGCTAACATCACTCAGACTGTAGTGATGGATCAAACTGAACAAGTGAAGATGTTCTTGTCTGTGACCCCGTGTGTTATTTTCCTTTATGTCAATGGGGTCATGCTCTTCACCTTGAGTAAAAAGACTGTTTTTCAGGAGATGCCTCGCTACATGCTGTTTGGTCACATGCTTTGGGTCGACACGCTTAATCTATTTATGACTGTAGTGTTGTATATATGTGCCTTTGGAAGTATTTCAATTATGAAAAACCTCTGTCTTTTTCTTCTAATTTCTACAACAGCTCTCTTACATGTTTCTGTGCTGAAtctgtctttaatgtcactggAGAGGTATGTGGCCATCTGCTTTCCTCTCAGACATGCAGAAATCACCACTTCTGAAAGAACTAAAATGGCCATTGGTGTTGTTTGGATGATAGGCTTGATTCAGCCCCTCTCTGATATGATCATTTTCTATGCTATTGATTCTACGAGTGCAGTGATGAATTTGTTTTGCTCAAGAACTACTCTTTTCAGACTTCAGATCTATAAGAAACTTGAAATATCTATCACTTGTatattttttgtgtctgtttgttttgttattatcttTACCTATGCCTCCATAGCAGCTGTGGCTAAAACAGCCTCCAGTGATAAAGCGTCAGCCAAAAAAGCCAACAAGACTGTTTTGCTGCACTTGTTACAGCTGGTTCTTGGTCTCATATCCCTTTTATTGGAAGCCATTTTTGAAGCATTTTATGTTCGTGTTGACATTAATACTTTGGCAaacttaatgtattttttctttgtagTCTTTATAATTTTCCCAAGATGTTTAAGTCCTCTTGTGTATGGCCTGAGAGACCAGGCCTTTGGCTGGTCATTTAAATACTACTTCACACTGGGTTTCATAAGGCAAAACAGATGTAAAACAGAGATACATTTAGTAGCAGGAGGTTGTAAAATATAG